In Archangium violaceum, the following are encoded in one genomic region:
- a CDS encoding IclR family transcriptional regulator: MLRFSDLPVPLKDSAAPDVGLLHDPDEEEAKDRQFVTALARGLEVLRAFTPHTPLLGNRELAASTGLPKPTISRLTHTLTRLGYLKYSERLGKYQLGTGVLSLGYAALSSMNARQMARPLMQEMADQVNAMVSLGTRDRLSMVYVEHCRSNSAVTVRLDVGSRIPLATTAMGRALLAALPELEQQVMMERIARQDPDQWPRLRAGIEQALEEYRTHGFTLSVGEWTSDVNAVGVALIPPDGGQILAFNCGGPSSQLSRERLMGELGPRLVDLVRDVKAGLPRR; encoded by the coding sequence ATGCTCCGTTTCTCCGATCTTCCCGTTCCCCTGAAGGACTCCGCGGCACCCGACGTGGGGCTCCTGCACGATCCAGACGAGGAAGAGGCCAAGGACCGCCAGTTCGTGACGGCACTGGCGCGCGGGCTCGAGGTGCTCCGTGCGTTCACGCCTCACACCCCGCTGCTCGGGAACCGGGAGCTCGCGGCCAGCACCGGCCTGCCCAAGCCGACCATCTCCCGGCTCACCCATACCCTGACCCGACTCGGCTATCTCAAATACTCGGAGCGCTTGGGAAAGTATCAGCTCGGCACGGGGGTGCTGTCGCTGGGCTACGCGGCGCTCTCCAGTATGAACGCCCGCCAGATGGCCAGGCCCCTGATGCAGGAGATGGCCGACCAGGTCAACGCCATGGTCTCCCTGGGCACCCGAGACCGGCTCAGCATGGTGTACGTCGAGCACTGCCGCTCCAACTCAGCGGTGACCGTGCGCCTCGACGTCGGCTCACGCATCCCGTTGGCGACCACGGCCATGGGGCGGGCGCTGCTCGCCGCCCTGCCCGAGTTGGAACAACAGGTCATGATGGAGCGCATCGCCAGACAGGATCCGGACCAGTGGCCGCGCCTCCGCGCCGGCATCGAGCAGGCCCTCGAGGAGTACCGGACCCATGGGTTCACGCTCTCCGTTGGCGAGTGGACTTCGGACGTGAATGCCGTGGGCGTCGCCCTCATCCCGCCCGATGGCGGTCAGATTCTGGCGTTCAACTGCGGAGGCCCATCGTCCCAGCTGTCTCGCGAGCGGCTCATGGGTGAACTCGGTCCCCGTCTGGTGGACCTCGTCCGCGACGTCAAGGCGGGTCTGCCGCGCCGCTGA
- a CDS encoding M57 family metalloprotease, producing MFRNAGVLVLSALMAACQRGPTAEQKEILSILIQAGFPENDIQFYDGDVYVGRDGHVTLEAARELRFDSDPNVGCGLPSNMVGKSVTRICVNPSASFNSYSRLSQGLDAAINNYNELGLRITFARGPTSGCTANIWADTMSGTGGSAGFPSGGRPYGAIKIGVGLQNYSEDVNERVITHELGHTIGRRHSDYFDRTITCGSGGDVGAGTKGAILITGSPSTAIVGGSVMNSCVSSTETGEWTGSDRTALNYLY from the coding sequence ATGTTCAGAAACGCCGGAGTGCTGGTGCTGAGCGCACTGATGGCCGCTTGCCAAAGGGGACCGACTGCCGAGCAGAAGGAGATCCTCTCCATCCTGATCCAGGCCGGGTTCCCGGAGAACGACATCCAGTTTTACGACGGGGACGTCTACGTCGGACGCGACGGTCACGTGACGCTCGAGGCAGCGCGGGAGCTGCGGTTCGACTCGGATCCGAATGTGGGCTGTGGACTTCCGTCCAACATGGTCGGCAAGAGCGTGACCAGGATCTGCGTGAACCCCTCGGCGTCGTTCAACTCGTACAGTCGCCTGAGCCAGGGTCTGGATGCCGCGATCAATAACTACAACGAGCTCGGCCTGCGCATCACCTTCGCGCGCGGGCCGACGAGCGGCTGCACCGCGAACATCTGGGCGGACACCATGAGCGGCACGGGTGGCTCCGCCGGGTTCCCGTCGGGCGGAAGGCCGTACGGGGCGATCAAGATCGGCGTCGGGCTCCAGAACTACAGCGAGGACGTGAACGAGCGCGTCATCACCCATGAGCTCGGCCACACCATCGGCCGCCGCCATAGCGATTACTTCGACCGCACGATCACCTGCGGCAGCGGCGGCGACGTCGGCGCCGGAACCAAGGGCGCGATCCTCATCACCGGCTCTCCGTCCACCGCGATCGTGGGCGGCTCGGTGATGAACTCCTGCGTCAGCTCGACCGAGACCGGCGAGTGGACTGGCTCCGACCGGACGGCGCTGAACTACCTCTACTAG
- a CDS encoding DUF1294 domain-containing protein, which produces MKIPGVISRWNDDKGFGFIRPKTGGQEVFLHISVFRGDRRPQTGDQVNFVAGKDAQGRPRAEQAYLAGLAIDEPDLDREPRMEGRSSHEPTVKLAIFLALCALPAFVGIRQFLAGRPVWPLLAYPVVSLLTFALYWDDKRSATRGAWRTSEAMLHMFELLGGWPGALIAQQKFRHKTRKVSFQVVFWTIVLVHQALWALVALAMP; this is translated from the coding sequence ATGAAAATCCCTGGCGTGATCAGCCGCTGGAACGACGACAAGGGCTTCGGCTTCATCCGGCCCAAGACAGGTGGGCAAGAGGTCTTCCTGCACATCTCCGTGTTTCGCGGCGACCGGCGTCCGCAGACCGGGGATCAGGTGAACTTCGTCGCCGGCAAGGACGCACAGGGCCGCCCGCGTGCCGAGCAGGCCTACCTGGCCGGGCTGGCCATCGATGAGCCGGACCTCGACCGCGAACCGCGGATGGAAGGCCGTTCATCGCATGAGCCGACGGTGAAGCTGGCGATCTTCCTGGCACTCTGCGCGCTGCCGGCCTTCGTCGGTATCCGGCAGTTCCTCGCGGGGCGCCCGGTCTGGCCGTTGTTGGCATACCCCGTGGTCAGCCTGCTGACCTTCGCTCTCTATTGGGACGACAAACGGAGCGCCACGCGCGGCGCCTGGCGCACGTCGGAGGCGATGCTGCACATGTTCGAGCTGCTGGGCGGCTGGCCGGGAGCACTGATCGCCCAACAGAAGTTCCGCCACAAGACCCGCAAAGTCTCGTTCCAGGTGGTGTTCTGGACCATCGTGCTGGTGCATCAGGCGCTCTGGGCCCTGGTCGCGCTCGCCATGCCCTGA
- a CDS encoding SDR family NAD(P)-dependent oxidoreductase: protein MHGLEGKVAIVTGGSRGIGAGIARKLAAQGAKVVINYTRNEESALKVAEEIQRARGEVLVERADVADEAQVKHLFEQTDARFGRLDILVNNAGILEFRPIDAVDRAHYQRIMDVNLWGVVSASQQAARRLGQGGRIINITSASSRSPFPALSVYAASKGAVEAFTRGLAAELGPRGITVNAIFAGMVETDMTANSSPEGVQAFVRATPLRRTGQPEDVADVVAFLASESSRWVTGQSIGATGGIVMT, encoded by the coding sequence ATGCACGGACTCGAAGGAAAGGTCGCCATCGTCACGGGAGGCTCGCGCGGGATTGGCGCGGGCATCGCACGGAAGCTGGCGGCCCAGGGGGCGAAGGTCGTCATCAACTACACGCGCAACGAGGAGAGCGCCCTCAAGGTGGCCGAGGAGATCCAGCGCGCCCGAGGCGAGGTGCTCGTCGAGCGCGCGGACGTGGCCGATGAGGCGCAGGTGAAGCACCTCTTCGAGCAGACGGATGCTCGCTTCGGGCGGCTGGACATCCTGGTCAACAACGCGGGCATCCTCGAGTTCCGTCCCATCGACGCCGTGGATCGCGCGCACTACCAGCGCATCATGGACGTCAATCTATGGGGCGTCGTGAGCGCCAGCCAGCAGGCGGCACGGCGCCTGGGTCAGGGTGGCCGGATCATCAACATCACCTCGGCCTCCAGCCGCTCGCCCTTTCCGGCGCTCAGCGTGTACGCGGCGAGCAAGGGCGCCGTGGAGGCGTTCACGCGCGGCCTCGCGGCGGAGCTCGGGCCGAGGGGCATCACCGTCAATGCCATCTTCGCCGGCATGGTGGAGACGGACATGACGGCGAACAGCTCGCCCGAGGGCGTCCAGGCGTTCGTCCGGGCTACCCCACTGCGGCGCACGGGCCAGCCCGAGGATGTCGCGGACGTCGTCGCGTTCCTCGCCTCGGAGAGCAGCCGCTGGGTCACCGGCCAGTCGATTGGCGCCACCGGCGGCATCGTCATGACGTGA
- a CDS encoding M23 family metallopeptidase → MLLAASTCISAEAATFADPAEGCRMAGPSAAARPAVTSSAPVFPPPQLQIRTPFEPTAFPSAGHNYLIYEVHLQNFSDAAMKISGIEVLAVDAPGTKPIAAFEAQPLQSLLMPFGSEAASGEGDDGVRLAGGQAAVAFFCLAFEKGSPVPHRLRHRVVLENAVLDSTDVEVAHTPPRVLAPPVSGAGWIAANGPSNTSHHRLGLFTTDGAARISRRYSIDWKRIKDDASFAGDARDVRSYHAYAQDVLAVAEGTVVSTVEGMPDNVPRTSAGFSTAVPVTMESAPGNRVVLDLGGGQFAYYAHLQAGSIAVKKGDRVRRGQRLGRIGNSGDAREPHLHFQLANAPHILGAEGLPYVIDRYQLRTESGTEERTRELPIRDMRVDFKEAKTR, encoded by the coding sequence ATGCTGCTGGCAGCCTCGACCTGTATAAGCGCCGAGGCCGCGACATTCGCGGATCCGGCAGAGGGTTGCCGGATGGCCGGGCCGTCCGCGGCTGCTCGTCCAGCCGTCACGAGTAGCGCCCCTGTCTTTCCCCCGCCCCAACTCCAGATCCGCACACCGTTCGAACCGACGGCGTTTCCCAGCGCGGGCCACAATTACCTGATCTACGAAGTGCATCTGCAGAACTTCTCGGATGCCGCGATGAAGATAAGCGGAATTGAAGTCCTCGCCGTGGATGCTCCGGGTACAAAGCCGATCGCGGCATTCGAGGCGCAGCCACTGCAGTCGCTGTTGATGCCGTTCGGCAGCGAAGCCGCGTCCGGCGAAGGAGACGACGGCGTCCGGCTTGCAGGCGGTCAGGCTGCCGTCGCATTTTTCTGCCTGGCGTTCGAGAAGGGCTCGCCGGTTCCGCACAGGCTGCGTCACCGTGTTGTCCTCGAGAATGCCGTTCTTGATAGCACGGACGTCGAGGTTGCGCATACGCCGCCGCGAGTACTGGCACCGCCTGTCTCGGGGGCGGGCTGGATCGCCGCGAACGGGCCGAGCAATACCTCCCATCACCGGCTGGGACTGTTCACGACAGACGGTGCCGCCCGGATTTCCCGCCGTTACTCCATCGACTGGAAGCGGATCAAAGACGACGCCTCATTCGCCGGCGATGCGCGAGACGTCCGCTCCTACCATGCCTATGCCCAGGACGTCCTGGCGGTGGCCGAAGGCACGGTCGTCAGCACCGTGGAGGGTATGCCGGACAATGTGCCTCGTACCTCGGCGGGGTTCAGTACGGCCGTGCCTGTCACGATGGAGTCGGCCCCAGGAAATCGTGTCGTCCTGGACCTGGGCGGCGGACAGTTCGCGTATTACGCCCATCTGCAGGCGGGCAGCATCGCCGTGAAGAAAGGCGATCGCGTGCGACGGGGCCAACGACTGGGCCGTATCGGAAACTCCGGTGACGCCCGCGAGCCACACTTGCATTTTCAGCTGGCGAACGCGCCGCACATTCTGGGGGCAGAAGGCCTACCTTACGTCATTGACCGGTACCAGCTCAGGACGGAAAGCGGTACAGAAGAGCGCACGCGCGAACTTCCGATTCGCGATATGCGGGTCGACTTCAAGGAAGCCAAAACGAGATAG
- a CDS encoding toll/interleukin-1 receptor domain-containing protein, giving the protein MARIFVSYRREDSPGHTGRLYDHLVAHFGEQLVFRDIEAIELGADFVKAIEEAIGASSVLIAVIGPQWLTAKDRQGRRRLDNPKDFVRLELATALSRGVRVIPVLVDGASMPPEEELPPDLSALARRNAIEVSDLRFRTDVARLLQAIDAALAERQAEPHLTRAPPVRRERAPHPRQKGRRWGAVLFVALLTAGVFGAVWWTVLRRTPGGVPAVEQPGIGGAGREEAPPPRAKPAPSRKKPAGGEKAKADTKPEAVDAGTVDEPPDAGQPPAEPAPPDAGQPPAKPTPPDAGQPAGGTSSGPGTGGSEPPPKPEEPAAPEGTGGAGGTEKEGDAKPHPPPDPGDEVTPSPPQPNPSSMAAPSREPALHGGFHARGGPAPGVCGVLE; this is encoded by the coding sequence ATGGCTCGTATCTTCGTCAGCTACCGGCGGGAGGACAGCCCCGGACATACCGGCCGGCTGTATGACCACCTGGTGGCCCACTTTGGCGAGCAGCTCGTCTTCCGGGACATCGAGGCAATAGAGCTCGGGGCGGACTTCGTGAAGGCCATCGAGGAGGCGATTGGCGCCAGCAGCGTGCTCATCGCCGTCATCGGGCCGCAGTGGCTCACCGCGAAGGACCGGCAGGGGCGGCGCCGGCTGGACAACCCCAAGGATTTCGTGCGGCTGGAGCTGGCCACGGCGCTCTCGCGCGGGGTTCGTGTCATCCCCGTGCTGGTGGACGGCGCGAGCATGCCCCCGGAGGAGGAGCTCCCGCCCGACCTCTCCGCGCTGGCCCGGCGCAATGCCATCGAGGTGAGCGACCTGCGCTTCCGCACCGACGTGGCGCGGCTCCTCCAGGCCATCGATGCCGCGCTCGCCGAGCGTCAAGCCGAGCCGCACCTGACGCGCGCGCCGCCCGTGAGGCGGGAGCGCGCGCCGCATCCGAGGCAAAAGGGGCGGCGGTGGGGCGCCGTGCTGTTCGTGGCCCTCCTCACCGCGGGGGTATTCGGCGCGGTGTGGTGGACGGTGCTGCGGCGCACTCCGGGAGGCGTCCCCGCGGTGGAGCAGCCCGGCATCGGCGGGGCCGGGCGGGAAGAGGCCCCTCCCCCCCGTGCGAAGCCGGCGCCCTCCCGGAAGAAGCCCGCTGGCGGGGAAAAGGCGAAGGCGGACACGAAGCCCGAGGCGGTGGATGCGGGGACGGTGGACGAGCCGCCGGATGCGGGCCAGCCACCCGCCGAGCCCGCCCCGCCGGATGCGGGCCAGCCACCCGCCAAGCCCACCCCGCCGGATGCGGGCCAGCCCGCGGGGGGCACTTCCTCGGGGCCGGGCACGGGCGGCTCCGAGCCCCCACCCAAGCCGGAGGAGCCCGCGGCCCCGGAGGGGACTGGAGGCGCGGGAGGAACAGAGAAGGAGGGGGACGCCAAGCCCCACCCGCCGCCGGACCCGGGCGACGAGGTGACCCCATCGCCCCCTCAGCCCAACCCCTCCTCGATGGCTGCTCCCTCGCGGGAACCTGCGCTCCACGGCGGCTTCCACGCTCGCGGTGGCCCGGCCCCTGGAGTGTGTGGCGTACTTGAGTAA
- a CDS encoding phospholipase D-like domain-containing protein, producing MGRGRRWAMVVAAATVMTSGCAVFTTKESSKPFQLRAEVDSRGAGFATALYQTVGVRMVPGNRLRWANNGAVFDVMVEELSRARSSMNIVIFIWRPGEASERLLSVITERARAGVACRVLVDPLGSAPFEKKVKPRLEAAGCKAHLFRPLPADENLARNHRKVIVVDGRVGITGGVAIQDEWLGEARNEKEWRDTNARVEGPVVAQLQQAFAENWQETTGELLPASDFPGLDRPEPGLDEASEGWAAFIGSTANPELTRAERLTQLMVRAARKRLWIAQAYFTPNEALMELLVERARAGVDVRVLAPGDKNDHAAITVAQRATYDKLRAAGVRIWEYQPSMMHAKTMLVDDQLVLVGSINYDPLSFNMLEEGSLVLQDNEAARRMEAFFLEDLKHAREVKAAQASR from the coding sequence ATGGGGCGGGGACGAAGGTGGGCGATGGTGGTAGCGGCAGCCACCGTGATGACGTCGGGGTGCGCCGTGTTCACCACGAAGGAGTCATCCAAACCCTTCCAGCTGCGCGCGGAGGTGGACTCGCGGGGGGCGGGGTTCGCCACGGCGCTCTACCAGACGGTGGGCGTGCGCATGGTGCCGGGCAATCGCCTGCGCTGGGCCAACAACGGCGCCGTCTTCGACGTGATGGTGGAGGAACTGTCGCGCGCGCGCTCCTCGATGAACATCGTCATCTTCATCTGGCGCCCGGGAGAGGCCTCCGAGCGGCTGCTCTCCGTCATCACCGAGCGGGCCCGGGCGGGAGTGGCCTGCCGGGTGCTCGTGGATCCGCTGGGCAGCGCCCCTTTCGAGAAGAAGGTGAAGCCGAGGCTGGAAGCGGCCGGGTGCAAGGCGCACCTGTTCCGCCCGCTGCCGGCGGACGAGAACCTCGCGCGCAACCACCGCAAGGTGATTGTCGTGGACGGCCGGGTGGGCATCACCGGTGGAGTGGCCATCCAGGACGAGTGGCTGGGGGAGGCGCGCAACGAGAAGGAGTGGCGCGACACGAACGCGCGGGTGGAGGGCCCGGTGGTGGCGCAGCTCCAGCAGGCCTTCGCGGAGAACTGGCAGGAGACGACGGGCGAGCTGCTGCCCGCGAGCGACTTCCCGGGGCTCGACAGGCCGGAGCCCGGACTGGACGAGGCGAGTGAGGGTTGGGCAGCCTTCATCGGCAGCACGGCGAACCCCGAGCTCACGCGGGCCGAGCGCCTCACGCAGTTGATGGTGCGCGCGGCGCGCAAGCGGCTGTGGATCGCCCAGGCGTACTTCACGCCGAACGAGGCTCTCATGGAGCTGCTGGTGGAGCGGGCCCGGGCGGGAGTGGACGTGCGGGTGCTCGCGCCCGGGGACAAGAACGACCACGCGGCCATCACCGTGGCCCAGCGCGCGACCTACGACAAGTTGAGGGCCGCGGGCGTGCGCATCTGGGAGTACCAGCCATCGATGATGCACGCGAAGACGATGCTGGTGGATGACCAGCTGGTGCTGGTGGGCTCCATCAACTACGACCCGCTGTCCTTCAACATGCTCGAGGAAGGCTCGCTGGTGCTCCAGGACAACGAGGCCGCACGGCGGATGGAGGCCTTCTTCCTGGAAGACCTGAAGCACGCGCGCGAGGTGAAGGCCGCACAGGCTTCGCGCTGA
- a CDS encoding DUF4231 domain-containing protein has product MQHTHTFEPEPRAGTIHFPNGHPARWVRVAPEAPPHAVLRALRLPPHQGLLLLLGGAEGMAPELNERLAQLLGQAVARSAAETGALILDGGTHSGVMALMGRGVADLGYRSPLVGVAPADLVTFPGGPPAEADGRAPLDEHHTHFVLVETDTWGGETPTLFALASALADGLPVTVVLVNGGDISRDEVLRAVRQGWPVVVIEGSGRLANALALLMSQPLSPVADPVLAEIIADGDLCRFPLDGPPQDFERLLKRELREDSILKLAWQRFADYDANARRQQRLFQRMQFWILTLGLLGTLAALLQTQLARVASGGALTPMLTGGVLEDVLQVLVVALAAAVTALVAAASRFKSGARWILLRAHAEALKREIYRYRCLLSTRGAPGTGRISRERRLASRMKSISRQLMQTEANVSALRSYRGRLPPPDTLAEGDDGFSPLTASRYLRVRLNDQLAYYRRRIDELDRRSHRLQWLIIVAGGVGTVLGAVGLTLWVALTTALVTSVTAWLGTLQAEHRLMKYHQSATDLDNIKAWWSALSIEEQGRRRNFELLRDSTELVLQMELTGWVREMKDALTRLHARHDRNAREARTRQRRH; this is encoded by the coding sequence TTGCAGCACACGCACACCTTCGAGCCCGAGCCGCGCGCCGGCACCATCCACTTTCCCAACGGACACCCGGCCCGCTGGGTGCGCGTCGCGCCCGAGGCCCCTCCGCACGCCGTGCTGCGCGCCCTGCGCCTGCCCCCGCACCAGGGGCTGCTGCTGCTGTTGGGCGGCGCGGAGGGGATGGCGCCCGAGCTCAACGAGCGCCTGGCGCAGCTCCTCGGCCAGGCGGTGGCCCGCAGCGCCGCGGAGACGGGCGCCCTCATCCTCGACGGCGGCACCCACTCGGGGGTGATGGCCCTGATGGGGCGGGGCGTGGCGGACCTCGGCTACCGCTCGCCCCTGGTGGGCGTGGCCCCGGCGGACCTCGTCACCTTTCCGGGCGGCCCCCCGGCGGAGGCGGACGGCCGCGCGCCCCTGGACGAGCACCACACCCACTTCGTCCTCGTGGAGACGGACACCTGGGGCGGCGAGACACCCACCCTCTTCGCGCTCGCCTCCGCGCTCGCCGACGGCCTGCCGGTGACGGTGGTGCTCGTCAACGGCGGGGACATCTCGCGCGACGAGGTGCTGCGCGCGGTGCGCCAGGGCTGGCCCGTGGTGGTGATCGAGGGCAGCGGCCGGCTGGCGAACGCGCTGGCCCTGCTGATGAGCCAGCCCCTGTCGCCCGTGGCGGACCCGGTCCTCGCGGAAATCATCGCCGATGGAGACCTGTGCCGCTTCCCGCTGGACGGCCCGCCGCAGGACTTCGAGCGGCTGCTCAAGCGCGAGCTGCGCGAGGACTCCATCCTCAAGCTGGCCTGGCAGCGCTTCGCGGACTACGACGCCAACGCCCGGCGCCAGCAGCGCCTCTTCCAGCGGATGCAGTTCTGGATTCTCACCCTGGGCCTGCTGGGCACGCTGGCGGCACTCCTCCAGACGCAGCTCGCCCGGGTGGCGTCCGGGGGCGCCCTCACGCCCATGCTGACGGGGGGCGTGCTGGAGGACGTGCTACAAGTGCTGGTGGTGGCGCTGGCCGCGGCCGTCACCGCGCTGGTGGCCGCCGCAAGCCGCTTCAAGTCCGGCGCCCGCTGGATTCTGCTGCGCGCCCACGCCGAGGCGCTCAAGCGGGAAATCTACCGCTACCGCTGCCTCCTCAGCACCCGGGGCGCGCCGGGCACGGGCCGCATCAGCCGCGAGCGCCGGCTGGCCAGCCGGATGAAGTCCATCAGCCGCCAGCTCATGCAGACGGAGGCCAACGTCTCCGCCCTGCGCTCCTACCGGGGACGGCTGCCCCCGCCGGACACGCTGGCGGAGGGGGATGACGGCTTCAGCCCGCTGACGGCCTCGCGCTACCTGCGCGTGCGGCTCAATGACCAGCTCGCCTACTACCGCCGCCGCATCGACGAGCTGGACAGGCGATCGCACCGGCTGCAGTGGCTCATCATCGTGGCGGGCGGCGTGGGCACGGTGCTGGGCGCGGTGGGGCTGACGCTGTGGGTGGCGCTGACGACGGCGCTGGTGACGTCCGTCACCGCGTGGCTGGGCACCCTGCAGGCCGAGCACCGGTTGATGAAGTACCACCAGTCCGCCACGGACCTGGACAACATCAAGGCCTGGTGGAGCGCGCTGTCCATCGAGGAGCAGGGGCGCCGCCGCAACTTCGAGCTGCTCAGGGATAGCACCGAGCTCGTCCTGCAGATGGAGCTGACGGGGTGGGTGCGGGAGATGAAGGACGCGCTGACGCGGCTGCACGCGCGGCATGACCGCAACGCTCGGGAGGCCCGGACGCGCCAGCGCCGGCACTGA
- a CDS encoding transporter: protein MMNDSPRLEQRGHVMPLMISCVLALFFLLPQRALAQTDARDYEAGIYLPSNTLMLNAYLRYSATSDQQIASQTTMVLRGTYLLKYGNIGLAPIDVIFAAANVNITSAATGGQQVGMTGISDPIYAPTIGYGFNEQSDHPTALAGTLYVTIPVGEYDPNRGPLNIGQNRWVFRPQLSIYQRYKILTAQLVGNVGFTTTNDDFRLNVAPAGAPPTLVQFENSRELSYGFEGHLAVDLSKSFYIALSYFLTANGKQNLRADLEGQQLNRVLSEKQTVQTVRLSPTIRLNPSSLLMLQYQRDFRATGGASRNQAYQIRFTHFF, encoded by the coding sequence ATGATGAACGACTCCCCCAGGCTCGAGCAGCGCGGTCACGTGATGCCACTCATGATTTCTTGCGTGCTGGCCCTCTTCTTCCTGCTGCCGCAGAGGGCGCTCGCACAAACGGATGCGCGGGACTACGAGGCTGGTATCTACCTGCCTTCGAATACCCTGATGCTCAACGCCTACTTGCGCTACTCGGCCACGTCGGACCAGCAGATCGCCTCGCAGACCACGATGGTGCTGCGCGGGACCTACCTGCTCAAGTACGGCAACATCGGCCTGGCGCCCATCGATGTCATCTTCGCCGCCGCGAACGTGAACATCACGAGCGCCGCGACGGGTGGCCAGCAGGTTGGCATGACGGGCATCTCCGACCCGATCTACGCGCCGACCATCGGGTACGGCTTCAACGAGCAGTCGGACCACCCCACGGCCCTCGCGGGTACCCTGTACGTGACCATTCCCGTCGGCGAGTACGACCCGAATCGAGGCCCGCTCAATATCGGGCAGAACCGCTGGGTCTTCCGGCCACAGCTCTCGATCTACCAGCGGTACAAGATCCTCACCGCGCAGCTCGTTGGGAACGTGGGCTTCACCACGACGAATGACGACTTCCGCCTCAACGTGGCGCCCGCGGGTGCCCCCCCGACACTGGTCCAGTTCGAGAACAGCCGCGAGCTGTCCTACGGGTTCGAGGGGCACCTCGCGGTCGACCTCTCCAAGAGCTTCTACATCGCCCTCTCCTACTTCCTGACAGCCAACGGGAAGCAGAACCTCCGGGCCGATCTGGAGGGTCAGCAGCTCAACCGGGTCCTGTCGGAGAAGCAGACCGTCCAGACCGTGCGCCTCTCGCCGACCATCCGGTTGAATCCCTCGTCACTGCTCATGCTGCAATACCAGAGGGACTTCAGGGCGACCGGTGGCGCCTCCAGGAATCAGGCCTACCAGATCCGGTTCACCCACTTCTTCTGA